In one Aquificaceae bacterium genomic region, the following are encoded:
- a CDS encoding minor capsid protein, which yields MDAYRPDPDIERILKLVLPSLNAGFKSALEYMLERSKYFVSFQDFANMLLIKLEEQMRLPEGVKAKLLQELEDIYRKEVSRMPLNILARTQPGFYDFTEKDHRAIEYALRLHDFYLGKFFQGDRELRKRVLDWMSAYYLEQGNPIGRGQKGVKEFLRQFRSYIQPQTEWKARQIIDTSVNFLRNAGRIYTLQKARISYYRWDAVNDRLTCRICRSMDGRVFRTEEAVRALDMLVSTQDPELIRDLKPFINTVQKGTSAGIPGKLPPIHPHCRCVVVAQTEEVEVKIPASVEPIGKDSPGQRELLKEYSSLTRAEINNRIRAHLGSEWARPPADATDKQILKYLGEFVQKHYHDHAQEVGVSSLEEYKNLAYDIIKKPDKVFVERRFGQDYFVFYRGNIKVVCSDANLSINSMYKEEVDRWIERVQKNFQSAIIRLI from the coding sequence ATGGATGCTTACAGACCAGACCCTGATATAGAGAGAATTCTCAAGCTTGTCCTGCCGAGCCTTAATGCAGGCTTTAAGTCCGCTCTTGAGTATATGCTTGAGCGGAGCAAATACTTTGTAAGCTTTCAGGACTTTGCAAACATGCTACTTATAAAGCTCGAAGAGCAAATGAGGCTGCCAGAAGGCGTTAAGGCAAAGCTTTTGCAAGAACTTGAGGACATATACAGAAAAGAAGTTTCACGCATGCCCCTCAACATACTTGCACGCACACAGCCGGGCTTTTATGACTTTACAGAAAAAGACCACAGAGCCATAGAATACGCCCTGAGACTGCATGACTTTTATCTTGGCAAGTTCTTTCAAGGGGACAGAGAGTTAAGAAAAAGAGTTCTGGACTGGATGAGTGCCTACTACTTAGAGCAGGGCAACCCCATAGGCAGAGGTCAAAAGGGCGTGAAGGAGTTTCTCAGACAGTTCAGGAGCTACATACAACCTCAGACCGAATGGAAGGCAAGACAGATAATAGACACCTCAGTCAACTTCCTTAGAAACGCAGGCAGAATCTACACATTACAAAAGGCCCGAATCTCATACTACAGGTGGGATGCAGTAAACGACAGGCTCACATGCAGAATATGCCGGTCAATGGACGGTAGAGTTTTCAGGACCGAGGAGGCGGTAAGAGCGCTGGACATGCTTGTCTCCACTCAAGACCCAGAACTTATAAGAGACCTCAAGCCCTTCATAAACACAGTGCAGAAAGGAACAAGTGCAGGCATCCCAGGAAAGCTCCCACCCATCCACCCACACTGCAGGTGTGTGGTAGTCGCACAGACAGAAGAAGTAGAGGTAAAAATCCCTGCCAGTGTGGAGCCTATTGGCAAAGACAGTCCTGGACAGAGAGAGCTTCTTAAGGAGTATAGCTCGCTTACAAGAGCGGAGATAAACAACAGGATAAGGGCGCATTTGGGAAGTGAGTGGGCACGTCCACCTGCAGATGCCACAGATAAACAAATACTGAAATATCTTGGTGAGTTTGTCCAGAAGCACTATCATGACCATGCGCAGGAGGTAGGTGTAAGTTCTCTGGAAGAGTATAAAAACTTAGCCTACGACATCATAAAAAAGCCAGATAAGGTATTTGTGGAAAGAAGATTTGGTCAGGACTACTTTGTCTTTTACAGAGGCAATATTAAGGTGGTATGCTCTGACGCAAACCTTTCTATAAATTCAATGTATAAGGAAGAGGTGGACAGATGGATAGAGAGAGTGCAAAAGAACTTCCAGTCGGCCATAATCAGGCTCATTTAG
- a CDS encoding N4-gp56 family major capsid protein: MSTVSRTTHPELFPLYYERKLLEYVKANLVALKFGQKRSLPANSGRTIEFYRANPKPVITTPITDQPTPQATALPNLTPIQVTVQEYGDSIDLYEFADLTSFVPLVDYATDILADQAQRSLDTIAMNELVSGTNVLYAGGVNARSELTGIQKLSKTEIRKAVNLLQRENIPPFEDGYYVCLIHPDKILDLFTDSELLQLASANMSAFEKGFVGQFAGVKFYVSTTLPTVSNGGTPPATVYQTLVLGKDAYGIVDLDGTSLRMVQTNVDRLGRVKTLGWKAYFAIKRLYEPAIVRVESN, from the coding sequence ATGAGCACAGTAAGCAGGACTACACACCCCGAGCTTTTCCCTCTTTACTACGAGAGGAAGTTGCTTGAGTATGTAAAAGCCAACCTCGTTGCGCTAAAGTTCGGACAGAAAAGAAGCCTGCCTGCTAACTCGGGCAGAACCATAGAGTTCTACAGGGCAAACCCCAAGCCTGTTATCACCACTCCCATAACCGACCAGCCCACACCTCAGGCAACCGCCCTTCCTAACCTCACTCCTATACAGGTCACCGTGCAGGAATACGGAGACAGCATAGACCTGTATGAGTTTGCAGACCTCACTTCTTTTGTTCCCCTTGTGGACTATGCCACTGACATCCTTGCAGACCAGGCGCAGAGAAGCCTTGACACCATAGCCATGAACGAGCTTGTGTCAGGAACAAATGTTTTATACGCAGGAGGAGTAAACGCAAGGTCTGAGCTTACAGGCATACAAAAACTCTCCAAGACAGAAATAAGAAAAGCGGTAAACCTACTGCAGAGAGAAAACATCCCACCATTTGAAGACGGCTACTATGTATGCCTCATACATCCAGACAAAATCCTTGACCTCTTTACAGACAGTGAACTACTACAACTCGCCAGCGCCAACATGTCCGCCTTTGAAAAAGGCTTTGTAGGACAGTTTGCAGGTGTAAAGTTTTATGTGTCCACTACACTGCCAACTGTTTCAAACGGAGGAACGCCACCTGCAACGGTCTACCAGACCCTTGTCCTCGGCAAAGATGCCTATGGCATAGTTGACCTGGATGGCACGTCTCTGAGGATGGTGCAGACTAACGTGGACAGGCTTGGAAGAGTGAAGACGCTGGGCTGGAAGGCATACTTTGCGATAAAGCGTCTGTATGAGCCTGCGATAGTAAGGGTTGAGAGCAACTGA
- a CDS encoding HK97-gp10 family putative phage morphogenesis protein, with the protein MEGDIRRLESYMQELPQRIRQSVRLALERAGAEGVSKLSELFKTEGKSLSVEWPPLKEKYLRWKLKKGFSEKVLHRTTTLRQSFNSKVNDYSATIGTPVKYAIYHEYGTKKMPARPFMKPVAEYLSGKALSRIFRSAFEEAL; encoded by the coding sequence ATGGAAGGAGATATAAGAAGACTTGAAAGCTACATGCAAGAACTGCCACAGAGGATAAGACAATCGGTAAGACTCGCCCTTGAGAGAGCAGGAGCAGAGGGAGTTAGCAAGCTTTCAGAACTTTTCAAAACAGAAGGTAAGTCTCTTAGCGTAGAATGGCCTCCTCTCAAAGAAAAATACCTGCGCTGGAAGCTCAAGAAAGGCTTTTCAGAGAAAGTCCTGCACAGGACAACCACGCTCAGACAGAGCTTTAACTCGAAAGTGAATGACTACTCTGCAACAATAGGCACTCCAGTCAAGTATGCCATATACCACGAGTATGGCACAAAGAAAATGCCCGCAAGACCCTTTATGAAGCCTGTGGCAGAGTATCTGTCTGGTAAAGCCCTATCGAGGATTTTCAGAAGTGCCTTTGAGGAGGCTCTCTGA